The Campylobacter sp. MIT 99-7217 genome contains a region encoding:
- a CDS encoding YihY/virulence factor BrkB family protein yields the protein MSQIWRFIKELRDKELFIYSAALSFYTMLSLIPILFVCFSIFTQIPSFKVYYTKIKGLIFNFLIPAQQDLISTYLDTFLKNSVNLGIVGLVATAFTTLAFFSSYDFVVNRITKNEPKTLWQSISTHWTLITLTPLGLGLSFYISNYIQKTLDDFEVGFNFFEILPFVIIWALFFVSFSSSSAKSKLKILALTSFGSSMIWYISKNIFVYYVVYNKTYTNIYGSFSTLLFFFVWIYISWVIYLYGLKFCHLLSNTQDDEVKPRKLTTKKSRKIH from the coding sequence GTGTCTCAAATTTGGCGGTTTATTAAGGAGTTGCGAGATAAGGAACTTTTTATTTATTCGGCAGCTTTAAGTTTTTATACTATGCTTTCTTTGATACCGATTTTATTTGTGTGCTTTTCTATCTTTACCCAAATTCCAAGTTTTAAGGTGTATTATACAAAGATCAAGGGTTTGATTTTTAACTTCTTGATCCCAGCACAACAAGATCTTATCTCTACTTATCTTGATACCTTTTTAAAAAATAGCGTAAATTTAGGTATAGTTGGGCTTGTGGCTACCGCTTTTACAACCTTAGCCTTTTTTTCAAGCTATGATTTTGTGGTTAATCGTATCACAAAAAATGAACCCAAAACCCTTTGGCAAAGTATAAGCACGCATTGGACCTTGATAACGCTCACTCCTTTAGGGCTTGGGCTTAGTTTTTATATATCAAACTATATTCAAAAGACCTTAGATGATTTTGAGGTGGGATTTAACTTTTTTGAAATTTTGCCCTTTGTTATCATTTGGGCTTTGTTTTTTGTCTCGTTTTCTAGCTCTTCTGCAAAATCAAAGCTTAAAATTCTAGCTCTTACTTCTTTTGGAAGTTCGATGATATGGTATATCAGTAAAAATATTTTTGTGTATTATGTCGTGTATAATAAAACTTATACAAATATCTATGGCTCTTTTTCTACACTTTTGTTTTTCTTTGTGTGGATTTATATTTCTTGGGTGATTTATCTTTATGGCTTGAAGTTTTGTCATCTTTTAAGCAATACTCAAGATGATGAAGTAAAACCAAGAAAGCTTACAACTAAAAAGTCTAGGAAAATACACTGA